The proteins below come from a single Streptomyces sp. B3I8 genomic window:
- a CDS encoding YbaB/EbfC family nucleoid-associated protein: MDSESIEQRLAKAMAELEATEAAVAQAEGQLAHAEATVRSADRAVEVTVTAQGDLTSVTFLDGKYRTMPAGQLAASVLEAVQEARARMARKVMATFEPFTQPNPEASELSGFDVDWNKIFGPGVLEGPKGDRRRGSGRLRDEISEDPED; this comes from the coding sequence ATGGACAGTGAGTCGATCGAGCAGCGGCTGGCCAAGGCGATGGCCGAACTGGAGGCCACGGAGGCCGCGGTGGCGCAGGCCGAGGGTCAACTCGCGCACGCGGAGGCCACGGTGCGCTCCGCCGATCGCGCGGTCGAGGTGACGGTCACCGCCCAGGGTGATCTGACGTCGGTGACCTTTCTGGACGGCAAGTACCGTACTATGCCCGCAGGTCAGCTGGCGGCCAGTGTGCTCGAGGCGGTTCAGGAGGCGCGTGCCCGAATGGCGCGGAAGGTCATGGCGACGTTCGAACCGTTCACCCAACCGAACCCCGAGGCATCGGAGCTCAGCGGCTTCGACGTGGACTGGAACAAGATCTTCGGGCCCGGTGTACTGGAGGGCCCGAAGGGTGACAGGCGTCGCGGTTCCGGTCGGCTCCGCGACGAGATCAGCGAGGACCCGGAGGACTGA
- a CDS encoding AAWKG family protein (Members of this family are unrelated to eukaryotic Tcp10, although some members contain a repetitive region similar to a C-terminal repeat region of Tcp10.), translated as MADSTTGTPTYDEGDYFAQAVINLTGYPVPSRSSLFKSLSSASTDDFSGLQLFRMEISGEGMRSVTESDYSALYKQRHDGGDDYVLAFYDAGGDGAHSSVSFKKARIIMIGVGVDEHGRATLWGDKQISGGGKFEGSYSHTQWDSGPMAQYISGSKLALDRLIASLTTEDFEYAGASVTDANAVDLNSFITVGQSFDRVMNFFTSHADTIASWMKSLGEDQAAWKGKAASLFWHLLKELQTNYDGYISQLGGRDYSAGHVYNDYHPKTNVSDALLGAMFAARQAVLDVQKGWEEWAKDGKHDPHYHLVQVLDNVSKFVIENNINHVQSTTSTHGNYGGGYSTTTSYSTEAGFKQVSEYGDLTQKTTWQKIADAAVDAWADHADKTVVATSKTALSHLKNAWSEALDTIKTEIKNKNTETLQQVYTKEQNQITQDQNKQNNDKLNNYLDDLGNNVNKLGDNFNDLNKDLNKNLNGLGDNFKDLNKDLNKNLNGLGDNFKDINNDLNKNLNGLGDNFKGLGDNFNNLNKDLNNNLNDLGNGLGNNIKTFSDDLNNGLNDAFGNNDPNNPLNDPNSVTDSNNPLNRMALTSVNPNSLLGDGNDKTGTKKLNSPTGATTQLNDDGTLKSDFPDGSSSSFDPDTGDLTTTDANGNTSTTHLNPGDTFTNPDGSTTKLNDDGTLTTTFPDGSQQTLDPSTGQVTTLNPDGSIASQGTLDPTDGSFTMPDGGSAHLNGDGSLSSDFADGSHSTFNPDTGDLTVTDPSGHTTTNHLNPGDTFTNPDGSTTTLNNDGTLTTKFPDGSTQQLNPDTGQLTTTDPSGHSTTTTLNPDTSSFTTPDGSTAHLNGDGSLSTDFTDGSHSTFNPDTGDLTVTDPSGHTTTNHLNPGDTFTNPDGSTTKLNDDGTLTTKFPDGSTQQLNPDTGQLTTTDPSGHSTTTHLVPDSGSFTTPDGNSAHLNSDGTLHTDFADGSQQDINPDTGDVKVTDPSGHTTTTHLNPGDTFTNPDGSTTTLNNDGTLTTKFPDGSTQQLNPDTGQLTTTDPSGHSTTTDINGDGPSSPSLRTNGLNTGSSLDTSGLNGNGDLPSLNGGPTSLNGGGVSGGSLNSSHGLDSGLDGEYDDYDSTPYSGGSLRTGGASDGVALNAGFGTDAQDAQTGPGGTPMNPMGMGGMGGGTPMGGGGMPMGGMGGGGGGQGGNSERTRAVLTDPTGGRRGRVTGRQAGVDEDEDVVYTRPTTSSSPYPVGGPGAAGQNGRSTESGDRAREAWLAEDEDVWGTDEGGAPAVLGR; from the coding sequence ATGGCCGACAGCACGACCGGTACCCCCACGTACGACGAGGGCGACTACTTCGCCCAGGCGGTCATCAACCTCACCGGCTATCCCGTCCCGTCCAGGTCCTCCCTGTTCAAGAGCCTCAGCAGTGCCAGCACCGACGACTTCTCGGGGCTGCAACTGTTCCGCATGGAGATCTCCGGGGAGGGCATGCGGTCGGTGACCGAGTCCGACTACTCGGCGCTCTACAAGCAGCGGCACGACGGCGGTGACGACTACGTCCTCGCCTTCTACGACGCCGGCGGCGACGGAGCGCACAGCAGCGTGAGCTTCAAGAAGGCGCGGATCATCATGATCGGTGTCGGCGTCGACGAGCACGGCCGTGCCACGCTCTGGGGCGACAAGCAGATCAGCGGCGGCGGTAAGTTCGAGGGGTCGTACTCGCACACCCAGTGGGACTCCGGGCCGATGGCGCAGTACATCTCCGGCAGCAAGCTGGCCCTCGACAGGCTGATCGCGAGCCTCACCACGGAGGACTTCGAGTACGCCGGGGCCAGTGTCACCGACGCCAACGCCGTCGACCTGAACTCGTTCATCACCGTCGGGCAGTCCTTCGACCGGGTGATGAACTTCTTCACCTCCCACGCGGACACCATCGCCTCGTGGATGAAGTCGCTCGGCGAGGACCAGGCCGCCTGGAAGGGGAAGGCGGCCAGCCTCTTCTGGCACCTGCTGAAGGAACTGCAGACGAATTACGACGGGTACATCAGCCAGCTGGGCGGGCGTGATTACTCGGCCGGTCACGTCTACAACGACTACCACCCGAAGACGAACGTGAGCGACGCGCTGCTCGGCGCCATGTTCGCGGCGCGGCAGGCGGTCCTCGATGTGCAGAAGGGGTGGGAGGAGTGGGCCAAGGACGGCAAGCACGACCCCCACTACCACCTTGTCCAGGTTCTGGACAACGTCAGTAAGTTCGTCATCGAGAACAACATCAATCACGTGCAGTCGACGACGAGCACGCACGGCAACTACGGGGGCGGCTACTCCACGACCACGTCGTACTCGACGGAGGCGGGGTTCAAGCAGGTCTCCGAGTACGGCGACCTCACTCAGAAGACCACCTGGCAGAAGATCGCCGACGCGGCCGTGGACGCCTGGGCGGATCACGCGGACAAGACGGTGGTGGCGACGTCCAAGACAGCACTCAGCCATTTGAAGAATGCCTGGTCCGAAGCGCTGGACACCATCAAGACGGAGATCAAGAACAAGAACACGGAGACGCTTCAGCAGGTTTACACCAAGGAACAGAACCAGATCACCCAGGACCAGAACAAGCAGAACAACGACAAGCTCAACAACTACCTGGACGACCTCGGCAACAACGTCAACAAGCTGGGGGACAACTTCAATGACCTCAACAAAGACCTGAACAAGAACCTCAACGGGCTCGGCGACAACTTCAAGGACCTCAACAAGGACCTCAACAAGAACCTCAACGGCCTGGGCGACAACTTCAAGGACATCAATAACGACCTGAACAAGAACCTCAACGGGCTCGGCGACAACTTCAAGGGCCTCGGAGACAATTTCAACAACCTCAACAAGGACCTGAACAACAATCTCAACGATCTCGGCAACGGGCTCGGCAACAACATCAAGACGTTCAGCGACGACCTCAACAACGGGTTGAACGACGCGTTCGGCAACAACGACCCCAACAATCCGTTGAACGATCCGAACAGCGTCACCGATTCGAACAATCCGTTGAACAGGATGGCGTTGACGTCGGTCAACCCCAATTCGCTCCTGGGTGACGGCAACGACAAGACCGGCACCAAGAAGCTGAACTCGCCCACCGGGGCCACCACTCAGCTCAATGACGACGGCACCCTGAAGTCCGACTTCCCGGACGGCTCCTCGTCGTCGTTCGATCCCGACACCGGTGACCTCACCACCACCGACGCCAACGGGAACACCAGCACGACCCACCTCAACCCGGGTGACACCTTCACCAACCCGGACGGCTCCACCACCAAGCTGAACGACGACGGCACCCTCACCACCACTTTCCCCGACGGCTCCCAGCAGACGCTGGACCCGTCGACCGGTCAGGTCACCACCCTCAACCCCGACGGAAGCATCGCGTCCCAGGGCACCCTGGACCCGACCGACGGCTCCTTCACGATGCCCGACGGGGGCAGCGCACATCTCAACGGGGACGGGTCACTCAGCTCCGACTTCGCGGACGGGTCGCACTCGACGTTCAACCCGGACACCGGCGACCTCACCGTCACCGACCCCTCCGGGCACACCACCACGAACCACCTCAACCCGGGCGACACCTTCACCAACCCCGACGGCTCCACCACCACCCTCAACAACGACGGCACCCTCACCACCAAGTTCCCCGACGGCTCCACGCAGCAGCTCAACCCCGACACCGGGCAACTCACCACCACGGACCCCTCCGGGCACAGCACCACGACCACCCTCAACCCGGACACGAGTTCGTTCACCACACCGGACGGCAGCACCGCGCATCTCAACGGGGACGGAAGCCTCAGCACCGACTTCACGGACGGGTCGCACTCGACGTTCAACCCGGACACCGGCGACCTCACCGTCACCGACCCCTCCGGGCACACCACCACGAACCACCTCAACCCGGGCGACACCTTCACCAACCCCGACGGCTCCACCACCAAGCTGAACGACGACGGCACCCTCACCACCAAGTTCCCCGACGGCTCCACGCAGCAGCTCAACCCCGACACCGGGCAACTCACCACCACGGACCCCTCCGGGCACAGCACCACGACCCATCTCGTGCCGGACTCCGGGTCGTTCACGACGCCGGACGGGAACAGCGCGCACCTGAACTCCGACGGCACGCTCCACACCGACTTCGCGGACGGGTCGCAGCAGGACATCAACCCGGACACCGGTGACGTCAAGGTCACCGACCCGTCCGGGCACACCACCACGACCCACCTCAACCCGGGCGACACCTTCACCAACCCGGACGGCTCCACCACCACCCTCAACAACGACGGCACCCTCACCACCAAGTTCCCCGACGGCTCCACGCAGCAGCTCAACCCCGACACCGGGCAACTCACCACCACGGACCCGTCCGGGCACAGCACGACCACCGACATCAACGGTGACGGCCCGTCGTCGCCCTCGTTGCGCACCAACGGCCTGAATACCGGCTCCTCCCTGGACACCAGCGGCCTGAACGGCAACGGTGATCTCCCCTCGCTGAACGGTGGTCCCACCTCACTCAACGGGGGCGGGGTGAGTGGCGGTTCACTCAATTCCTCGCATGGCCTGGACTCCGGTCTCGACGGTGAGTACGACGACTACGACAGCACCCCGTACAGTGGCGGCTCGCTGCGCACCGGCGGCGCGTCCGACGGTGTGGCCCTCAACGCCGGCTTCGGCACCGACGCACAGGACGCGCAGACCGGGCCGGGCGGCACACCCATGAACCCGATGGGCATGGGGGGGATGGGGGGCGGCACCCCCATGGGCGGCGGCGGCATGCCCATGGGCGGGATGGGAGGTGGCGGCGGCGGACAGGGCGGCAACAGCGAACGCACCCGCGCCGTGCTCACCGACCCCACCGGCGGCCGCCGCGGCCGGGTGACGGGCAGGCAGGCGGGCGTCGACGAGGACGAGGACGTCGTGTACACCCGTCCCACCACGTCCAGTTCCCCGTACCCGGTGGGCGGCCCCGGTGCGGCCGGTCAGAACGGCCGCTCCACGGAGAGCGGCGACCGGGCCCGGGAGGCCTGGCTCGCCGAGGACGAGGACGTCTGGGGCACGGACGAGGGCGGTGCGCCCGCGGTCCTCGGCCGCTGA
- a CDS encoding type VII secretion system-associated protein codes for MTDLTHLDSTALKNFKNQDVGGFRTDLKNIREDAAGVKSLKNTITNNGDDSIEKKSILRIGMMGGGDNTDALGGGALLTSLTKKATGLDNIFVSQGTLFGDIDSALDDTITTLLKTQGDSLTSIDGEKLLDIFGTVDDDMSGTGDKTES; via the coding sequence ATGACAGACCTGACACATCTGGACTCGACCGCGCTGAAGAACTTCAAGAACCAGGATGTCGGCGGGTTCAGGACGGACCTCAAGAACATCCGCGAGGACGCGGCGGGCGTCAAGTCCCTGAAGAACACGATCACCAACAACGGCGACGACTCGATCGAGAAGAAGTCCATCCTGCGGATCGGCATGATGGGCGGCGGTGACAACACGGACGCGCTCGGCGGAGGCGCCCTGCTGACCTCGCTCACGAAGAAGGCCACCGGCCTGGACAACATCTTCGTCTCCCAGGGGACGCTCTTCGGGGACATCGACAGCGCCCTCGACGACACGATCACCACGCTGCTCAAGACCCAGGGCGACAGTCTCACCTCCATCGACGGCGAGAAGCTGTTGGACATCTTCGGGACCGTCGACGACGACATGAGCGGCACCGGGGACAAGACCGAGTCCTGA
- a CDS encoding WXG100 family type VII secretion target — MADNLSDGYIYVSYNHMANAADDMVMQTKAISQTLTNLEAELNELSKTWYGNDADTYRQKQAAWDGAVENMKNLLNSHGALLQDIHNSYQHSENSLSQMWSEVTIGR; from the coding sequence GTGGCAGACAATCTGAGCGACGGTTACATCTACGTCAGCTACAACCACATGGCGAACGCGGCCGACGACATGGTCATGCAGACCAAGGCCATTTCGCAGACGCTCACCAACCTTGAGGCGGAGCTGAACGAACTCTCCAAGACCTGGTACGGCAACGACGCCGACACCTACCGCCAGAAGCAGGCGGCCTGGGACGGCGCGGTGGAGAACATGAAGAACCTGCTCAACTCGCACGGTGCGCTGCTGCAGGACATCCACAACAGCTACCAGCACAGCGAGAACTCGCTCAGCCAGATGTGGTCCGAGGTCACCATCGGCCGCTAG
- the eccB gene encoding type VII secretion protein EccB, with protein MRSKRDQVQAHTFMMGRLTAGMLLADPDAPESPLGRTTRGALIGVVVGALVCGGAVVFGLLKPGGNDTWRSGDTLIVNKDTGARYLYVGGRLRPVRNYASAMLIGGSDLSTTSVGSASLEGTPVGRPVGITGAPDTVPGTGGLEDSAWEVCSAGSGTTTALVPGAPLESEPVGEHTALVVRGPDKRMYLVWQGSRLELDGASGATESLGYGAVKPRPVSAAFLDALVNGPKLATLLVQGQGAQGPELGGRPTRVGQVFRVVAGSGSQEYVLQKDGLHPVTATQSALLIGDPDTRKKAYAGQPPKVVTIGVSDLRAHQAPGTSAKDPSVAGLPDSPPRAARPDTGQAACAQVDTVDGRVRVRSVRVAESALSPVTQPDMTALAAACVPVDGVVMRPGRGTLVRALGSAGAPVGDTTFLVSDDGVKYRIPDSSALTALGYDEGSAVRVPSTLLSMLPTGPELDPRAAASESVTPVAAGSAVGGPTAQCDGGGKTGAGRAGAKAPSKGTATGTEAGTAAGTGAGKGAAGGSGFGSAASGTAGTSSGTRQDAAGTGGSSAAGSGTAGSGS; from the coding sequence GTGCGGTCCAAGCGCGATCAGGTGCAGGCGCACACGTTCATGATGGGGCGGCTGACCGCGGGCATGCTGCTGGCCGACCCGGACGCCCCGGAGAGCCCGCTCGGGCGCACCACCCGCGGGGCGTTGATCGGGGTGGTGGTCGGCGCGCTGGTGTGCGGCGGCGCGGTGGTGTTCGGGCTGCTCAAGCCGGGCGGCAACGACACCTGGCGCAGCGGCGACACCCTCATCGTCAACAAGGACACCGGCGCCCGCTACCTGTATGTCGGGGGGCGGCTGCGCCCGGTGCGCAACTACGCGTCGGCGATGCTCATCGGCGGCTCCGACCTGTCGACCACGTCGGTCGGCTCGGCGTCGCTGGAGGGCACCCCGGTCGGCAGGCCGGTCGGCATCACGGGCGCCCCCGACACCGTGCCGGGCACCGGCGGCCTGGAGGACTCGGCGTGGGAGGTGTGCTCGGCGGGTTCGGGGACGACGACGGCGCTGGTGCCGGGGGCCCCGCTGGAGAGTGAACCGGTGGGTGAGCACACGGCGTTGGTGGTGCGGGGTCCGGACAAACGGATGTATCTGGTGTGGCAGGGCAGCCGGCTGGAGCTGGACGGCGCGTCGGGCGCGACGGAGTCCCTCGGCTACGGGGCGGTGAAGCCCCGGCCGGTGTCGGCGGCGTTCCTCGACGCGCTGGTGAACGGCCCCAAGCTGGCCACGCTCCTGGTCCAGGGGCAGGGTGCGCAGGGTCCTGAGCTGGGCGGGCGGCCCACCAGGGTGGGACAGGTGTTCCGGGTGGTGGCGGGCTCGGGCAGTCAGGAGTACGTGCTGCAGAAGGACGGTCTGCACCCGGTGACGGCCACGCAGTCGGCGTTGCTGATCGGTGATCCCGACACCCGCAAGAAGGCGTACGCCGGGCAGCCGCCGAAGGTCGTCACGATCGGTGTCTCCGATCTGCGGGCCCATCAGGCTCCGGGGACGTCGGCGAAGGACCCGTCGGTGGCCGGGCTTCCGGACAGCCCGCCGCGCGCGGCGCGGCCGGACACCGGGCAGGCGGCGTGCGCGCAGGTCGACACGGTCGACGGGCGGGTGCGGGTGCGGTCGGTGCGGGTCGCGGAGTCGGCACTGTCCCCGGTGACGCAGCCCGACATGACGGCGCTGGCCGCGGCGTGCGTGCCGGTGGACGGGGTGGTGATGCGGCCGGGGCGCGGCACGTTGGTGCGGGCGCTGGGCTCGGCCGGTGCGCCGGTCGGTGACACCACGTTCCTGGTGAGCGACGACGGGGTGAAGTACCGCATCCCCGACTCGTCGGCGCTCACCGCGCTCGGCTACGACGAGGGGTCCGCGGTGCGGGTGCCGTCCACCCTGCTGTCCATGCTGCCCACGGGCCCCGAGCTGGATCCGCGGGCGGCGGCGTCGGAGTCGGTCACGCCGGTGGCGGCCGGGTCGGCGGTGGGCGGACCGACGGCGCAGTGCGACGGCGGCGGGAAGACAGGCGCCGGCCGGGCCGGGGCGAAGGCCCCGTCGAAGGGCACGGCGACAGGTACGGAAGCCGGCACGGCGGCGGGTACGGGGGCGGGCAAGGGCGCGGCCGGCGGTTCGGGCTTCGGGTCCGCCGCGTCGGGCACGGCCGGTACGTCCTCGGGCACGCGGCAGGACGCCGCCGGTACCGGGGGCTCGTCGGCCGCCGGATCGGGCACCGCGGGCAGTGGTTCGTGA
- the eccD gene encoding type VII secretion integral membrane protein EccD, whose translation MTDTSVAGLCHLTVRAPSRTIDLAVPSDVPVADLLPTVLRYAGEDIEENGLEHDGWILQRLGGRPLDEEATLASLDLTDGEALHLRPRTEALPEVRLDDLVDGIAAVTRDRLHGWSEEAARRLLRGLVALAVLSGLTLLAWPGGLSATLRAGAAVATGLLLLAGAASASRAMDDAATGAVLGLLASPALALAGWLVPGGELSGPQAHQVLGARLLGAAAAWAGGAVLALAAAAVRTPLFLASAVVALATAAGGTLMTAFDVRPAAAAGVVAALTVLMGGLVPALSFRFAGMRMPALPTNAGQLQEGIDPYRGEDVTVRTELASEWMTALYGATGVLASSCLVGLAYHPSLPAVLCALTLSLLLLLHGRGLVNTAQRLVLVLPGAWGLLLLSFGWGLELSGSERALLVAGLLALATALTVALWTVPGRRLVPYWGRAAELLHSLLAIALLPLTLWLLGVFGHLRGMTG comes from the coding sequence ATGACCGACACCTCCGTGGCCGGACTGTGCCACCTGACCGTGCGTGCCCCGAGCCGCACCATCGACCTCGCCGTGCCGTCCGACGTGCCGGTCGCCGACCTTCTGCCCACGGTGCTGCGGTACGCGGGTGAGGACATCGAGGAGAACGGCCTCGAACACGACGGCTGGATACTTCAGCGCCTCGGCGGCCGGCCGCTGGACGAGGAGGCGACGCTGGCCTCGCTCGACCTGACCGACGGTGAGGCGCTCCACCTGCGGCCGCGCACCGAGGCGTTGCCGGAGGTGCGGCTCGACGACCTGGTGGACGGGATCGCAGCGGTCACCCGGGACCGGCTGCACGGGTGGAGCGAGGAGGCCGCGCGGCGGCTGCTGCGCGGTCTGGTGGCGCTGGCGGTGCTGTCCGGGCTGACCCTGCTGGCCTGGCCGGGGGGCCTGTCGGCGACACTGCGGGCGGGCGCGGCCGTCGCCACCGGTCTGCTGCTGCTGGCCGGTGCGGCCTCGGCGAGCCGGGCGATGGACGATGCGGCGACCGGTGCGGTGCTGGGTCTGCTCGCCTCGCCGGCGTTGGCGCTGGCGGGCTGGCTGGTGCCGGGCGGTGAACTGAGCGGGCCGCAGGCCCACCAGGTCCTCGGGGCACGGCTGTTGGGGGCGGCCGCGGCCTGGGCGGGCGGTGCCGTGCTGGCGCTGGCGGCCGCCGCGGTGCGTACGCCGCTGTTCCTGGCGTCGGCGGTGGTGGCGCTGGCCACGGCGGCGGGCGGCACACTGATGACGGCGTTCGACGTGCGCCCGGCGGCCGCGGCCGGTGTGGTGGCGGCGCTGACGGTACTGATGGGCGGTCTCGTGCCGGCCCTGTCGTTCCGGTTCGCGGGGATGCGGATGCCGGCCCTGCCCACCAACGCGGGCCAGCTCCAGGAGGGCATCGATCCCTACCGGGGCGAGGACGTGACGGTGCGCACGGAACTGGCCAGCGAGTGGATGACGGCGCTGTACGGGGCGACGGGTGTGCTGGCGTCGAGCTGCCTGGTGGGTCTCGCCTACCACCCCAGTCTCCCCGCGGTGCTGTGCGCGCTGACGCTGTCGCTGCTGCTGCTCCTGCACGGGCGGGGTCTGGTGAACACCGCGCAGCGTCTGGTGCTGGTGCTGCCGGGCGCGTGGGGTCTGCTGCTGCTGTCGTTCGGCTGGGGCCTGGAGCTTTCGGGAAGCGAGCGGGCGCTGCTGGTGGCGGGGCTGCTGGCGCTGGCGACGGCGCTGACGGTGGCGCTGTGGACGGTGCCCGGCCGGCGGCTGGTGCCGTACTGGGGGCGGGCGGCGGAGCTGCTGCACTCTCTGCTGGCGATCGCGCTGCTGCCGCTGACGCTGTGGCTGCTCGGCGTGTTCGGCCATCTGCGCGGCATGACGGGCTGA